The Malus domestica chromosome 13, GDT2T_hap1 genome includes a window with the following:
- the LOC103430657 gene encoding cytochrome P450 CYP749A22-like produces MSSLEGFLCFFLVSVLISILHKLWWKPARMQKLMASQGIKGPSYKLVYGNTKEISSMKKETMSSPKSLSHDILSHVLPHFHSWTNVYGKYFLQWHGSQPQLVIRDPELCKEILQNKDRAYPKSKIKDYPKKLLGDSVLTTPEYEKWTKLRKLANHAFHGENLKGMLPAMVASAESMLERWKNYEGKEIEVFEEFKLMTSEVISKTAFGSSYLEGKLIFELLMKLSFFAFKNFYTVRFPGISKFYKTSDEIEAEKIEKALHNSVMEIIKKRKEKAILRNGEEDRFGSDYLGLLLKDHDDADDKQRISVEDLISECKAFYFAGQETTTVLLAWTVLLLAIHADWQEKARKEVLQIFGERTPNADGISKLKTMSMILNESLRLYPPAVSISRTVKKEARLGKFMVPVNLDLVIPILALHHEPEFWGPDAQLFKPDRFSDGVAKATNNNMGAFMPFGMGPRTCAGMNFVANEAKIALSMILQRYSFSLSPAYTHSPFQLLTLRPRYGVQVILHPLVDCP; encoded by the exons ATGAGTTCTTTGGAGGGCTTTCTGTGCTTCTTCCTTGTCTCAGTTCTCATCAGCATCCTTCACAAACTATGGTGGAAGCCGGCTCGCATGCAGAAACTGATGGCTTCGCAGGGAATCAAAGGCCCTTCTTACAAACTTGTTTATGGAAACACGAAAGAAATATCCAGCatgaaaaaagaaacaatgagCAGTCCCAAGAGTTTGTCACATGACATATTATCTCATGTTCTACCTCATTTTCACTCGTGGACGAACGTATATG GGAAGTATTTTCTTCAGTGGCATGGTTCTCAACCTCAGTTGGTGATTAGAGATCCTGAATTGTGCAAGGAAATACTCCAAAACAAAGATAGAGCTTATCCaaaatcaaagatcaaagactaTCCCAAGAAGCTACTTGGAGATAGCGTTCTGACAACACCCGAGTATGAAAAGTGGACAAAATTGCGAAAGCTCGCAAACCATGCCTTCCATGGAGAGAATTTAAAA ggTATGCTTCCAGCAATGGTAGCTAGTGCCGAGTCGATGCTAGAAAGGTGGAAAAACTATGAAGGCAAAGAAATTGAGGTGTTTGAAGAATTTAAGTTGATGACTTCAGAAGTGATTTCCAAAACAGCTTTTGGCAGCAGCTACTTAGAAGGAAAGCTCATTTTTGAGTTGTTAATGAAGCTAAGCTTCTTTGCATTCAAGAACTTTTATACAGTCAGGTTTCCCGGTATCAG TAAGTTTTATAAAACCAGTGATGAAATAGAAGCGGAGAAAATTGAGAAAGCACTGCACAACTCGGTAATGGAGATTATTAAGAAACGAAAAGAGAAGGCAATATTAAGGAATGGAGAAGAAGACAGGTTCGGGAGTGATTATCTTGGACTACTTTTGAAGGATCATGATGATGCCGATGACAAGCAGAGGATATCGGTGGAAGATTTAATCAGCGAGTGCAAGGCGTTTTACTTTGCTGGACAAGAAACCACTACTGTTTTGCTTGCTTGGACTGTCTTGCTTCTGGCTATCCATGCGGATTGGCAAGAGAAAGCAAGAAAGGAGGTCTTACAAATCTTTGGAGAACGAACACCGAACGCTGATGGCATTTCGAAACTAAAAACA ATGAGTATGATCCTCAACGAGTCTCTAAGGTTATATCCTCCCGCTGTTTCTATTTCAAGGACAGTTAAAAAGGAAGCTAGGTTGGGAAAGTTCATGGTTCCTGTCAATTTAGATTTGGTTATTCCGATTCTAGCACTTCACCATGAGCCCGAATTCTGGGGACCTGACGCGCAACTTTTTAAACCAGATCGATTCTCAGACGGGGTTGCTAAAGCTACCAACAATAATATGGGTGCATTCATGCCCTTCGGAATGGGACCTCGAACTTGTGCAGGCATGAACTTTGTAGCCAACGAAGCGAAGATTGCACTGTCGATGATTTTACAGCGGTACAGCTTCAGTCTCTCCCCTGCTTACACCCACTCGCCTTTTCAGCTTCTTACGCTTCGTCCGCGATATGGAGTTCAAGTAATTCTACATCCTCTTGTGGACTGCCCATAA
- the LOC103413411 gene encoding uncharacterized protein, producing the protein MDKSPVALCPWGFLDFSATSSKLNTATGQLSGQLPKARTFAAIVTNGVETSVNLSQLPSPTVRGDVTYVKISEDLYQEQLRSCRTNLIGRLLLKKGTMPMKTELLKSALASLWKLHNSWKLVPLGKGYFDLHFSSEEDMRRVWGGGTCTLQFGLFRLSQWQPDFKPGDVLPQTHAQVWIKIYGLSQEYWHPRILMEIARGVGTPLQLDHATREKLYGYYARILVDVDLSADLPSTIMVEREQHGFSVDIIYENLPPTCGHCGVIGHNTNKCRHLKGNHSDGMHPHVEAHRRGRSPTRQVYRPKPSAKTVSPPGDTIHMERSPSVEILHNNRSTGLNNDMGAPLCSSLEQRHTEQVNDFANQILMTVVNNELSVLADKVIDSSTDPHGHLETISDRQLLKVQPTNIINDSPSCNLNDTLSEEMRDEPSEEINIDHNVDVDVPPGFGLRKEINVVDAGKDSNDFTLVLSKSQQKKQKKNQKVDACRQEEPYVTRAGRQVISTSK; encoded by the coding sequence ATGGACAAGTCACCCGTTGCCTTATGCCCATGGGGATTTCTTGACTTCTCTGCTACTTCTTCCAAATTGAATACTGCCACTGGTCAATTATCCGGACAACTTCCAAAAGCACGAACCTTTGCTGCCATTGTCACAAATGGTGTGGAAACTTCAGTTAATTTAAGTCAACTTCCCTCTCCTACTGTTCGGGGAGATGTGACTTATgttaaaatcagtgaggacctTTATCAAGAACAATTACGTTCATGTCGAACAAACCTCATTGGTAggcttttgttaaaaaaaggaACGATGCCGATGAAGACTGAGCTTCTCAAGAGTGCTTTGGCTTCTTTATGGAAGCTTCACAATTCATGGAAACTGGTACCTCTTGGCAAGGGCTATTTTGATCTTCACTTTTCCAGCGAAGAAGATATGAGAAGAGTGTGGGGTGGTGGAACCTGTACACTTCAATTTGGTCTTTTTAGGCTGTCTCAATGGCAACCAGATTTCAAACCTGGTGATGTCCTTCCCCAAACACATGCTCAGGTATGGATCAAAATATATGGCCTAAGTCAAGAGTATTGGCACCCTCGCATTCTTATGGAAATTGCTCGTGGGGTGGGTACCCCACTCCAGTTGGATCATGCTACACGTGAAAAGTTATATGGTTATTATGCTAGAATTTTGGTCGATGTGGATCTTTCTGCTGATTTGCCTTCGACTATTATGGTTGAGCGGGAACAACATGGTTTTTCTGTTGATATTATTTATGAGAATTTGCCACCAACCTGTGGTCATTGTGGTGTAATTGGccataatacaaacaaatgccGGCATTTAAAGGGTAATCATTCTGATGGGATGCATCCGCATGTTGAGGCGCATCGTCGTGGACGATCACCAACTCGTCAAGTTTATCGTCCAAAACCATCGGCTAAGACTGTTTCTCCTCCAGGTGATACTATACACATGGAACGTTCCCCTTCAGTTGAAATTCTTCACAATAATCGTTCTACTGGACTTAATAATGATATGGGAGCCCCACTTTGTAGCTCTCTTGAGCAACGCCATACTGAACAAGTCAATGATTTTGCGAATCAAATACTAATGACTGTTGTGAATAATGAGCTAAGTGTGTTGGCTGACAAGGTCATTGATTCATCAACAGATCCTCATGGTCACCTAGAGACAATTTCAGATAGACAGCTTCTAAAGGTACAACCAACCAATATTATTAATGATtccccttcttgcaacttgaaTGATACTCTTTCAGAGGAGATGAGAGATGAGCCTTCGGAAGAAATTAATATCGACCACAATGTTGATGTTGATGTCCCACCTGGTTTTGGTTTGAGGAAAGAGATCAATGTTGTGGATGCAGGGAAGGATTCAAATGACTTTACTCTAGTTCTTAGTAAATCCcagcaaaagaaacaaaagaaaaaccaaaaagttGATGCATGTAGGCAAGAAGAACCCTATGTTACAAGGGCAGGAAGACAAGTTATTTCTACCTCCAAATGA